In the Candidatus Electrothrix sp. GW3-4 genome, one interval contains:
- a CDS encoding MMPL family transporter, whose protein sequence is MIKYRNLLVVSCAIIALTVLGLLRLRIDTDVVRSLPTQEKIIADGLEIFEQHPFHDQIAIDISLTKTDPDRLVEIGKALEEQLKQSDLFAQVGTDSLGALIPELALHAAKHLPLLFTQEELEKKVAPLLKSEQISQRLQKLYQELGGMEGIGQAEFMGLDPLGLKDLVLARMAPLAPSLNSRLYQGSLLSQDGHHLLVTARPKASGTDTASARQISQVLTQAEQEFARQYPDEAIQLTPVGAYRAALDNEDIIRHDVHLALVFATLGIALLLYFAFPRPLTGLLAFVPALAGTGTALFVYSLLHPSISIMVLGFGGALISITVDHGIAYLLFLDRPQETKGKEASREVRAIALMAVVTSICAFLILSSSGFPVFVQLGQFTALGILFSYLFVHTVFPQLFPSMPPAEHSRSLPLRRFVDLLYCTGKPGAIVALLLFIGLAFFAKPQFHVDLKSMNTMSSETQAADALFAQVWGNINDRVILMRSADSLAELQNGNDQLLVKAEEDIAQDILAASFIPSMLFPGQERARENFRVWRTFWNDERVQHVQGEFDRISKELGFAPTAFSPFLVQLQLAEIEVTTIPEKFYESLGIRKNSEHTGLLQFLTLIPGKNYTAQEAVQRYGQDASFFDANYFTERLAEVLFSTFTRMLVIIALSIAFLLALFYLDLRQTLLTLLSPFFAYVCTLGTLRLIGHPLDIPALMLSIVILGMGVDYSVFCVRAHQRYQDISHPSYALVRTAVFMAGASTLIGFGVLCFAKHAVLRSIGITSFLGIGYSLLGTFLLLPPLMDRFLFPRQQSGAMEKENMNVDACVRHRYRTLEAYTRMFARFKLRYDPMFADLPDMLVRGQQGQGGIRTVIDIGCGYGVPACWCLEQYPGAEVFGIDPDPERVRSATIAFAGQGRAVCGYAPELPSTPGPADLVLLLDMFHYLDDETAATVLRKSFQALGENGILVTRFVIRPPGRLSWSWYLEDWRIRSGGGQAYYRPADRMAAFMRQAGFTVVYNEVSAVNRELVWMVGRKGS, encoded by the coding sequence ATGATCAAATATAGAAATCTCCTTGTTGTTTCCTGTGCGATTATCGCCTTAACGGTTCTGGGCTTATTGCGTTTACGGATAGATACCGATGTGGTGCGCTCCTTGCCCACGCAGGAGAAGATCATTGCCGATGGACTTGAAATCTTTGAACAGCATCCTTTTCATGATCAGATCGCAATCGATATCAGTTTGACGAAGACCGATCCTGATCGTCTGGTGGAAATTGGCAAGGCCCTGGAAGAACAGCTGAAACAGAGTGACCTTTTTGCGCAAGTGGGTACTGATAGCCTCGGTGCCTTAATTCCTGAGCTGGCCCTGCATGCAGCCAAGCATCTTCCCTTGCTTTTTACCCAGGAAGAGCTGGAGAAGAAGGTTGCACCTCTCCTGAAATCAGAGCAGATTAGCCAACGTCTCCAGAAACTGTATCAGGAGCTTGGTGGGATGGAGGGGATCGGACAGGCAGAGTTCATGGGGCTGGACCCCCTCGGGCTTAAAGATCTTGTCCTGGCCCGGATGGCTCCCCTTGCACCCTCGCTCAACTCCCGATTGTATCAAGGTAGCCTGCTTTCTCAGGACGGACACCATCTCCTGGTCACAGCTCGCCCTAAGGCTTCAGGCACCGACACTGCTTCGGCCCGGCAAATTTCCCAAGTCCTGACCCAGGCCGAACAAGAGTTTGCCCGGCAATATCCAGATGAGGCGATACAGCTTACCCCAGTGGGTGCCTATCGGGCGGCCCTGGATAATGAGGACATCATTCGTCATGATGTGCATCTGGCCCTGGTGTTCGCTACCTTGGGAATTGCCCTGCTGCTCTATTTTGCCTTTCCCCGCCCTCTGACTGGCCTGCTGGCCTTTGTCCCGGCCCTTGCTGGCACCGGCACGGCCCTTTTTGTCTATTCCCTGCTTCATCCCTCTATTTCTATTATGGTGCTGGGCTTTGGTGGTGCTTTGATTTCTATTACCGTGGATCATGGCATTGCCTACCTTCTCTTTCTGGACCGCCCCCAGGAGACCAAGGGGAAAGAGGCTTCCAGGGAGGTACGGGCCATTGCCCTGATGGCGGTCGTTACCTCGATCTGTGCCTTTCTCATTCTCAGCAGCAGTGGCTTTCCGGTCTTTGTCCAGCTTGGGCAATTCACGGCCTTGGGGATTTTGTTTTCCTATCTCTTTGTCCATACGGTTTTCCCGCAGCTCTTCCCAAGTATGCCTCCTGCGGAGCATAGCCGTTCTCTGCCACTCCGTCGTTTTGTTGATCTTCTCTATTGCACCGGCAAGCCAGGCGCTATTGTGGCATTACTGCTCTTTATTGGGTTAGCCTTTTTTGCCAAACCGCAGTTTCATGTAGATCTGAAGAGCATGAATACCATGTCTTCGGAGACTCAGGCTGCAGATGCCCTCTTTGCTCAGGTCTGGGGTAATATCAATGACCGGGTCATCCTGATGCGCTCTGCTGATTCTCTTGCAGAGCTCCAAAACGGCAATGATCAACTCCTTGTCAAGGCGGAAGAGGATATTGCTCAGGATATCTTGGCTGCTTCCTTTATCCCATCCATGCTCTTCCCAGGGCAAGAACGGGCAAGGGAAAATTTCAGGGTCTGGCGTACCTTCTGGAATGACGAACGCGTGCAACACGTCCAGGGAGAGTTTGATAGAATCAGTAAAGAACTCGGTTTTGCACCCACAGCCTTTTCTCCTTTCCTTGTCCAGCTTCAGCTGGCTGAGATCGAGGTCACAACCATCCCTGAAAAATTTTATGAGTCCCTGGGGATCAGGAAGAACAGCGAGCACACAGGGTTACTTCAGTTTCTCACGCTCATCCCCGGAAAAAACTATACTGCTCAAGAGGCTGTGCAGCGCTATGGACAGGATGCCAGTTTCTTTGATGCAAACTATTTTACAGAGCGCCTGGCAGAAGTTCTTTTTTCCACCTTTACCCGGATGTTGGTGATTATTGCCCTCAGCATCGCCTTTCTCTTGGCCTTGTTCTATCTTGATCTGCGCCAAACCTTGCTTACCCTCTTGTCACCCTTTTTTGCCTATGTCTGCACCCTGGGTACCCTGCGCCTGATCGGGCATCCTTTGGATATTCCGGCACTCATGCTCTCCATCGTTATCCTGGGCATGGGAGTGGATTACTCGGTCTTCTGCGTCCGGGCCCATCAGCGCTATCAGGATATTAGCCATCCCTCCTATGCCTTGGTGCGGACAGCAGTGTTCATGGCAGGCGCATCCACCCTGATCGGCTTTGGGGTGCTTTGCTTTGCCAAGCACGCTGTCCTGCGCAGCATTGGTATCACCTCTTTTCTGGGGATCGGCTATTCGCTGCTTGGTACCTTCCTGCTTCTGCCGCCCTTGATGGATCGCTTTCTTTTCCCTAGGCAGCAGAGCGGGGCCATGGAGAAGGAAAATATGAACGTGGATGCCTGTGTTCGTCACCGCTATAGAACCCTGGAGGCCTACACGAGGATGTTTGCCCGCTTTAAATTGCGCTATGATCCCATGTTTGCCGACTTACCGGATATGCTCGTCCGGGGACAGCAGGGACAGGGGGGGATCAGGACGGTTATTGATATCGGCTGTGGTTACGGGGTACCAGCCTGCTGGTGCCTTGAGCAATACCCAGGTGCTGAGGTCTTTGGCATTGATCCTGATCCTGAGCGGGTACGCTCTGCCACCATCGCCTTTGCCGGACAAGGTAGGGCTGTCTGCGGCTATGCCCCGGAACTCCCGTCCACTCCTGGCCCGGCCGATCTGGTCCTCCTGCTGGATATGTTTCATTACCTGGATGATGAAACCGCAGCAACGGTACTGCGCAAGAGCTTCCAAGCCCTTGGTGAAAACGGTATCCTGGTAACTCGCTTTGTTATCCGCCCTCCTGGTCGGCTCTCTTGGAGCTGGTATCTGGAAGATTGGCGGATTAGGTCTGGAGGAGGTCAAGCCTATTATCGGCCTGCGGACAGGATGGCGGCATTCATGCGCCAAGCTGGCTTTACGGTGGTGTATAATGAGGTGTCAGCGGTGAACCGGGAGCTGGTCTGGATGGTGGGGCGAAAAGGGAGCTGA
- a CDS encoding TVP38/TMEM64 family protein, which produces MIISPATKPPQDKKIHGRVTLLLIIATLAVLFIVFDGQQYLSLASLKSSRQILQDFYREHQLLTIAGYMLLYILITALSLPGALIMSLGGGALFGLWLGFLLVSFASTIGATLAFLGARFLFRDTIQQRFGEKLAAINKGIEQDGAFYLFSLRLVPVFPFFIINLIMGLTSIRTRVFYLVSQIGMVPGTLVYVNAGTQLGKIESAGGILSPGLLFSFALLGLFPLLAKTVIETIRKKSNKRKT; this is translated from the coding sequence ATGATTATCTCCCCTGCTACGAAACCACCACAGGACAAAAAAATACACGGCAGAGTCACCCTCCTGTTAATTATAGCAACTCTTGCTGTTCTTTTCATTGTCTTTGATGGACAACAATACCTAAGCTTAGCTTCACTCAAATCCAGCCGTCAGATCCTGCAGGATTTCTACAGAGAACATCAGCTGCTCACCATTGCAGGTTACATGCTCCTCTATATCCTGATCACGGCCCTTTCCCTGCCTGGTGCCCTGATTATGAGCCTGGGCGGTGGGGCCCTGTTCGGCCTTTGGCTCGGCTTTCTGCTGGTCTCTTTTGCCAGCACCATCGGGGCCACTCTTGCCTTTCTGGGGGCCCGTTTCCTCTTCCGGGATACCATCCAGCAGCGCTTCGGAGAAAAACTCGCTGCCATCAATAAGGGTATCGAACAGGACGGGGCCTTCTATCTTTTCTCCTTACGTCTGGTGCCCGTTTTCCCCTTCTTCATTATCAATCTGATCATGGGCTTAACCTCCATCCGCACTCGGGTCTTTTATCTGGTCAGCCAGATTGGTATGGTGCCGGGGACCTTGGTCTATGTCAATGCAGGGACTCAGCTCGGCAAGATTGAGTCAGCTGGCGGCATCTTATCGCCGGGCCTGCTCTTCTCCTTTGCCCTGCTCGGTCTTTTTCCGTTGCTGGCAAAAACGGTGATTGAGACCATCAGAAAGAAATCGAACAAACGAAAGACATGA
- the plsY gene encoding glycerol-3-phosphate 1-O-acyltransferase PlsY, which yields MHFSHFFFIIVSYLIGAIPFGLLLSRGQGVNIREQGSKNIGATNVSRLLGKKLGFLTFLLDCAKGYLPMFFAGLLLGDTPNRHVVVALCGAAAVLGHMFPVYLGLKGGKGVATGLGVFLYLAPKVVLISLAVFIATVAATGFVSLGSLLSSATVLPCLYLFAEPTWKFFLASFIVVMIWIKHYENIGRLLKGNEKSFKKKK from the coding sequence ATGCATTTCTCCCATTTCTTTTTTATTATAGTTTCCTATCTCATTGGTGCGATCCCCTTTGGTCTTCTGTTGTCCCGTGGCCAGGGGGTGAATATCCGTGAGCAGGGCAGCAAAAATATCGGTGCGACCAATGTTTCCCGCCTGCTGGGCAAGAAACTCGGTTTCCTGACCTTTCTCCTTGATTGCGCAAAAGGGTATCTCCCCATGTTTTTTGCCGGGCTGTTGCTTGGTGATACTCCGAATCGCCATGTGGTGGTCGCCCTCTGCGGTGCTGCTGCTGTGCTCGGGCATATGTTTCCGGTCTATCTTGGCTTGAAAGGAGGGAAAGGTGTGGCAACTGGCCTGGGGGTTTTCCTCTATCTGGCTCCCAAAGTAGTGCTCATCAGCTTAGCGGTTTTTATCGCCACGGTTGCTGCCACTGGCTTTGTTTCGCTTGGATCTTTGTTGTCCTCAGCGACGGTCTTGCCTTGTTTGTATCTTTTCGCAGAGCCGACGTGGAAGTTTTTCCTTGCCAGCTTTATTGTTGTCATGATCTGGATCAAACATTATGAGAATATCGGGCGCTTGTTGAAAGGGAATGAGAAGAGTTTTAAGAAAAAGAAGTGA
- the recO gene encoding DNA repair protein RecO, with translation MPYQNCRTECIVLKNVDFGESDRIVTLYSPDRGRFAAIAKGAKRSQKRFVNKLEEFSLLDISFRPARHNNLHFLSEAELKEAFLTLRTHWQRYCVAMLANELVLRFTGEHDPDRRIFSLLHWLLESLHHGASPLPTAVFFHLHLLNASGYRPKLEHCAICSCLPAKNRKLSFALQPGNGTLICSRCSDNAGYSRFTLSLQSLKFLQTAQGMATRQVHRLQMPENVASECLYVLYSYSKYLLQCDIHSWSFLAHIRKKQSRDKTNL, from the coding sequence TTGCCGTATCAAAACTGCCGTACCGAATGTATCGTCCTAAAAAATGTTGACTTTGGCGAATCAGACAGGATTGTCACCCTGTACAGCCCCGACAGAGGCCGATTCGCCGCCATTGCCAAGGGGGCCAAACGTTCGCAAAAACGCTTTGTCAATAAACTGGAAGAGTTTTCCCTGCTTGATATCAGCTTTCGTCCAGCCAGACATAACAACCTCCATTTTCTCAGTGAGGCAGAGTTAAAAGAAGCCTTCCTCACCCTCAGGACCCATTGGCAACGGTATTGTGTGGCAATGCTGGCCAATGAACTCGTCCTCCGTTTTACCGGGGAGCATGACCCAGACCGTCGGATTTTTTCCTTACTCCATTGGCTCCTGGAATCCCTTCACCACGGAGCGTCTCCCCTGCCCACGGCTGTCTTTTTCCATCTTCACCTGCTCAACGCCAGTGGTTATCGCCCCAAACTGGAGCATTGCGCCATCTGCTCCTGCTTGCCAGCTAAAAATAGGAAACTAAGCTTCGCCCTTCAACCTGGTAACGGCACCCTTATTTGCAGCCGCTGCAGCGACAATGCAGGCTATTCTCGTTTCACCCTTTCGCTGCAAAGTCTCAAGTTCCTCCAAACAGCTCAAGGCATGGCAACCCGGCAAGTGCACCGCTTACAAATGCCTGAAAACGTTGCCTCCGAATGCCTTTATGTCTTATACAGCTACTCCAAGTACCTTCTGCAATGCGACATTCATTCCTGGAGCTTTCTTGCGCACATCAGAAAAAAGCAGAGCAGGGACAAAACGAATCTCTAA
- a CDS encoding helix-turn-helix domain-containing protein: protein MTKQETSVSQETRDPLEEHTPQQENENLPIGKLLRQVREKKAMTIHDISRATNISSSNLTSIELGNYNELPADTFIRGQIIIYAHFLGLDGTEAARLFFEERAQHLTGRERKQFNQQGKGLSTKKLAEPTHISSATWAITLLLLIATFLALFSWYTGWNPFAYFLEQEPAPISTATAVVPPAQLELGPYAEARIPAGDTPEEVVEAPVAEALPAPEQAPEDEADNKTAEQDTTL, encoded by the coding sequence ATGACCAAGCAAGAAACCAGTGTTTCACAAGAGACCAGAGACCCCCTGGAAGAGCACACTCCCCAACAGGAAAATGAGAATCTTCCGATCGGCAAGCTCTTGCGGCAGGTGCGCGAAAAAAAGGCCATGACAATCCATGATATCTCGCGAGCAACAAATATCTCCTCTTCCAACCTGACCTCTATTGAACTTGGCAACTATAATGAGCTGCCAGCAGACACCTTTATTCGCGGCCAGATCATCATTTATGCTCATTTCCTTGGCCTTGACGGGACAGAGGCAGCGCGTTTATTTTTTGAAGAACGTGCCCAACATTTAACAGGCAGAGAAAGAAAACAATTCAATCAGCAGGGAAAAGGATTATCAACCAAGAAACTCGCTGAACCGACCCATATTTCATCCGCGACTTGGGCCATCACCCTTCTTTTACTGATTGCAACCTTTCTTGCCCTGTTCAGCTGGTATACGGGCTGGAACCCCTTTGCCTATTTTCTCGAACAGGAGCCAGCTCCAATCAGCACCGCGACAGCGGTCGTTCCTCCGGCCCAGCTTGAACTAGGCCCTTATGCAGAGGCGCGCATCCCCGCAGGAGATACACCAGAAGAAGTTGTCGAAGCGCCTGTTGCAGAGGCTCTCCCTGCACCAGAGCAAGCCCCTGAAGACGAGGCTGATAACAAGACTGCGGAACAGGACACCACCCTCTGA
- a CDS encoding SurA N-terminal domain-containing protein, giving the protein MKMHWLYLLLTFLLVTHVPLSKAEIIDSSVAVVNEDVITRSDVNKLGEAIFQKITKEVPPEQREEVLNQARQKIITQLIENKLLTQQAVALNISVADAEVDRALEQVLQRNDFSNEEFREELKKMGLTKAQYRETLREQILRSKLINYEVRSKVVIPDEEIQRYFEQQYSNQARTEGYYLLQLGVSWADPAKSAGLPAAKKDARKQVEAAYELANKGQDFKKLVRQYSNLPSAADDGDLGLFKKDEMAAYMRDAVTALQPGEISPIIERPDSYMFFLLLSKGQEEENKERVLDENLKEEIRNKLYKQEAEERYKKWLKKIRSEAYIKILSSPEKIQ; this is encoded by the coding sequence ATGAAAATGCACTGGTTGTATCTATTACTGACCTTTTTACTCGTCACCCATGTTCCACTTAGCAAAGCAGAGATCATTGATTCCAGTGTCGCTGTTGTCAACGAAGATGTCATCACACGTTCTGATGTCAACAAACTCGGCGAAGCGATTTTCCAGAAAATCACCAAGGAAGTCCCACCGGAGCAGCGCGAAGAAGTGCTCAATCAGGCACGACAAAAGATTATAACGCAGCTCATTGAGAATAAGCTGCTCACACAACAAGCAGTTGCCCTCAATATCTCCGTTGCTGACGCAGAAGTTGATCGCGCCCTGGAGCAGGTGCTGCAACGAAATGACTTCTCTAACGAAGAGTTCAGGGAGGAACTAAAAAAAATGGGCTTGACTAAAGCCCAATACCGCGAGACCCTTCGCGAACAGATCCTGCGCAGCAAGCTGATTAATTACGAGGTACGCTCCAAAGTCGTTATCCCTGACGAAGAAATACAGAGATACTTTGAACAGCAATATAGCAACCAAGCCAGAACAGAGGGGTATTACCTTTTACAGCTTGGTGTCTCTTGGGCTGATCCGGCCAAGAGCGCAGGATTGCCAGCAGCGAAAAAAGATGCCCGCAAACAGGTTGAGGCTGCGTATGAGCTTGCCAACAAAGGCCAAGACTTCAAAAAACTCGTCCGTCAGTACTCAAATTTACCCTCTGCGGCCGACGATGGAGACCTGGGACTTTTCAAGAAGGACGAAATGGCTGCGTACATGCGGGACGCAGTAACTGCACTGCAACCTGGAGAAATCAGCCCGATCATCGAACGTCCTGACAGCTACATGTTTTTCCTGCTCTTGTCCAAGGGACAGGAAGAGGAAAACAAAGAACGCGTGCTTGACGAAAATCTTAAAGAGGAAATTCGCAATAAACTGTATAAACAGGAAGCAGAAGAACGCTACAAAAAATGGCTGAAGAAAATACGAAGTGAGGCATATATTAAGATCCTCTCATCGCCAGAAAAAATCCAATAA